From Antechinus flavipes isolate AdamAnt ecotype Samford, QLD, Australia chromosome 1, AdamAnt_v2, whole genome shotgun sequence:
AGCAAAGATTCCCCTCCAGCCTGTTTAGCTAGAAAGAGAAGCTTTTTTGGTGAGAGTTAGGTTGAAAGAGAGACTCACCCTGAACTTCTGGGTATTTGGCCATAAGTAGGATGGCCCACTGCAAAGAGGTAGATGTTGTCTCAGTGCCAGCCATCACCAGGTCAAGGATGGAGGCAACAATGTTTGCATCTGAGAAATAGGTCTCCGCCTTTGGTTCCTTCAAAAACAAGAGACCTTGGTTAATGTCACAAGCAATTTCTCCAGGCCATTGCTCTGGGATGGCAGGTGGTCAGCACTGTCTTGAAGGCTCCCTAGCTTCTTCTCATACTGCCTCCATGAATAAGCATGGTGGGCAACTAGATAGCAtcatggataaagcactggccttaaagtcaggaggacctgagttcacatccaacttcagacacttaacacttactagctgtgtgaccctgggcaagtcactcaacttgcCTCCAAACGGCcttcaaaaaaatcaaactcaAATACATTCCATTTCTttgggaaagagacccacatgtgcaaaaatgtttgtggcaactctttttgtagtggaaactgagtggatgcccatcagttgaagaatggctgaataagctgtatgtgtgtatatgaatgttatggaatattattgttctattaaaaaatgattagcaAGATGATCTTGGAGAGGTCTGaatagacttgcatgaactgatgctgaatgaaatgagcggaaccaggaaatcattatatatgagTGAGCATGGCCCTGAATTTGGCATTGTACTCAAGTGTTGGACATTTGGGTCTGCACCAGAAGGGTAAGAATGTGCAAGGGAGGAAAACACCACAAAGCTTCAGAACAAGAGtatgaacaaaacaattttatattttttaggaTCGTAGTATTGAGCTGGAAAAGAACCCCAAAGCCACCTTGCAGCTTAAATACCTTGGTAGATAATGAACTAGAGTTACAATCAAGAAGAATcagcttcaaatcctgccttagagaTTAGttgggcaaagcacttaatttatctgagcctcagttacctcatctgttgactaataatagtatctacctcctagTGCTATTGCAAGGATTAagggagattttatatatattactattTACATATGCTAatagttattatattattttatattattatataaataattgctagaatatagtatatactataaatGTTAGTagtgattattattgttgttattattaatccaGAAATCCAGAAATCACAGGAATAGTAaacatcagagatgggatttgaactaagatcctcTTGCTACAATGTTAGTGATTAACCTCCGTTCCCCTTGGAGTTCATTTTATGTGAGAATAGCTTTTAcaattatacaatatatacaatagtTATACAATTACACAAAACCAAACTATATCTAAATATCataaaaagatagatatttaTATCTTGCTTAGCTATTTCATATAATTAATTGGATGTGGTCCTTGAGAACAATCTAGGGGAGACCTACTAGTTAAATATGACATCAGACtcctttaaaaagtataaattacTAGAAACATCATAGGAGGAACAATGGACTAAGGAAACTTGGCTTCTTATAAAGGTTCTACcattgtgtgaacttgggcaaatatTTCACTCCTTGCATCTTTGGTTCCTagcctataaaatgaggattggaCTAGGTGATCTTGAGGATCCTTCTCAGCTATGCTGAAGGGTACAATATCATTACCTCACTCTGCTTCTGCATCAAGGCATCAATGTAGCTGGTGACATATCCTCCAGGGATGTGCTGTTTACTTGCCGCCATGTAGTTCCTTATAATGACTCGAACCTCTTCTATTTTTACTAGGATTGTTTTGTGGGGTTTGAAGAGCCATCCAAGGAAGGGGTAGAAGTTAAATAGCTagttttaaaggagaaaaaacactAATAAATCCATAAGGAAGAACAGGTAGAGTTTAGGATACTAAACCATAAAGTCACTGACAGATAGATGGGAAATTCTCTTAATGCTGATATTCAGGGGCTAAAGTAGTAGCCATCTCCTTTTCCCTAGTACTGCTttaacctttccctcttcctctctaccCCAAATTTCTGGGtgttttttacaaatgaaacaacAGTCTAGGGAGAGACCGGACCTCTCTGGTTAGTGCCTAAAAATCTTTAATACCTAATTAACATCTACTGGGtgtaaagagaagaaatgaaagaataatgaaaaacatGGAGCTTGAAGATAAAGTAGCTATtgtggaagggggaaggggaatgcGCAGGGGTTGTGAAAAGATCTGACGTGAATTTATAGGGATAGGCAACAACAGGTAAAGAACTTCTTTTACCAAAGTAAACCACTTCTCTGCAGTTTATAGTATCAGAGTGGCTTGGAGTACCAAGAGGttgtcagggtcacacaatcagtgtgtatctaaggcaggatttgaacccaagttttcccaAACCAGAGACCAACTCTCTATTTTTTGTCACTTTATtatcaatatattaaatatatatatatatatgtgtatatatatatataatagatgaatggatggatagatggagaggtggatggatgaatggatggctGGACagaaggacagacagacagataaatagagcatttattaagggcttactatgttccaagcactgtgctaagcattaggaaTGCAAATTCAGTAAAACAATGAGCCCTTTACTctcaagagcttatattctaataaaataaatcaaaatataaaagggagctgaaaggCAGTTCTGGGATGATTACCCATGTGGATTACGGTTATTGGTAAAGAGGTAGAGCAGTCAGAAAGTGAGTTGATCTGAGAGTGAAAATCcctcttgaaatgaaggagagcaGATTCCAGGGTATGGAGGCATGCTCCATGGGGCCAAAGTTCCTGGTTAGGAGGTAGAGTATTCCAGAGAGTGAGTTAAGTTGGGAGTtaagtgagcaaaactacaatcgttcataataaataatgatagaCTTGTTTATTTGAGAAGTTCCATGCCTTTAAATGGGGAGAGTATATATATGgagtttatttcttatttttgtctttttaatttatttattttttgtttttttgaactATTTGGGAAAAAGTAGTGCTAGATATTTGGGATTAAATCTGATAATTTATCATTTGAAAGTATATACAAGGAAAGGCAtttctatcaatcaatcagtcatcaacaaacatttgttacctcctcctttctttgcagagatcAGGGGTTATGAGTGTGAGACACTGCACATACTTTTGTGTTTGATTACTGAACTGATTTGTTTTGATGaactcatttttcactttttttagtaTTTGTAACAATACAATGGCTCTCTGggtagggaagagagaagaattcatttagaaataaatcttctgtaaaaacaaaaacaatagaaatatttcaaaattaagggaaataaatttaaaataacaaaaatgcaatGGTATTCtgttgcaggggtcctcaaattacagcccacgggccagatgtggcccTTCAcacagggctatgaagtttctttatttaaaggctcacaaaacaaagttcttgtttttactatagtccagccctccaaaagtctgagggacagtgaactggccccctctttaaaaagtttgaggacccctggagagATTTCAGAGAATATGAGACCAGGAAAGAGCTTTGAAGATCACAGAgcccaatcctttcatttttcaatgaggaaactgaagccaggCCCCAGAGAAGTGACAtggtttgcccaaagtcatgcatCTATTAAATGACAGAGGAGAGACTAGAATCCAAATCTCTTAAGTCCTAGTCCATGCATCTTTTCCATGAAATTCAAGAAAAGTTCCCTAAGTGTGTGTGATTTATTCTCTGTACCTGGGAATATTTCCATGTGGTGTCAAATACCCAGATGCAATACAAAAAGTTCTATTGCCTCATTCAGAGATTTTCAAATAATCAGATGTTTAGTTTGGTGTGAAAACCAAAGAGCTTTTTGCCCTTTTCAATTCCTCTTCCAGCTGTCTAGTATTGTGCCAACTCAGTTTTATATACTGGAGAGAATGTCtactgatttagaaataaagaaaggcaaagtgGGCTTAACTATATGATGCAGAGGAGATCAGGAGTTGGCAAGATAGGATATGCAGTTTATAAAATGGCATGATGCCTTTGGGAGCAGTGAAGGAGGCAGGGAGTAATCTTGAATGATAAGAAGACCTTTCCGAATCCCCACACCGAATGCCTTCTGAGACTCCCTTCCATTTATACTGTATCATCAAGGTATCTAGTTTCaggttatcttccccattagttatgggctccttaaggacaggaattatttttgcctttctgtgtatcCCAAGCACTTAACACAACTCCTAGAACATAATGAACAATATTAATGGATGTTGATTAACTATAATACTTTCCATAGAACTGATCAAAAAATATTGCATGAATGAGAAGGGTGGTGAGTCTAGTTTGAAGAGGTGGAAGACTATAGCTGAGGAACATTGCATACACTGAATCTACATGTTGGACTtgtgtttacatatttattttgttgaactgtttttttttttctcattcttttttatttgttattaggGTTGGCTTTCTGGGTAGGAGAGAGGACTATATTAGGAAAGGAGGTGATGGAAAAACCaaatgtttcctttaaaaaaaaatgaaaggaaaacaagGGTGAAGGAAAAGTCAGTAAGTAAGTGAATAGCCAGTGAACGTATCCACATCTGCCCTTGTAATGCGCTATCTAATTACAACTCACAGTCTTGGAGTGAACTAGACACCATTGGTTCTCTATATTAGAACTTCCTGATTCCTGTCTCTACTCACAGaaccttccctcttcccccagacgcaaacacacacacacacacacacacacacacacacacacacacacacggtcaAACTTGGTAACAAGCAAAAAAGTCCTATATCTAGTCCTTAATTTCAAAACAATTTGCTGCTTCCTATCTTAGATCATGAGTAGAATCACTCAGTTGGAAGAAATAGGGATATTTAGCTTGAAGCCTTAAAGGGAGCATGATGGTAGAACACATTGTTTCTTCTGATATAAGATAAGTTTCTTGGAGGCAAGGAttgctttgtttttgtcattgtatccccagtgcctagcacattgcCTATAcagagcaggtgcttaataaatgcttgtcaactgaTTATTGAAATATTCAAGGactgtcatatggaagaaaatCCCTCTGCTTGGCTTCTAACGTCAGGGCTAGGAGCCAAAGAATGTAGGggcaaagaaatatatttagatttgTTTGTAGGGAAAATTTCATAGCAATTAGAACTACCTCAAAGTGGAGAGTTGCCCTAGCTCAGGAGGTAATAGATTCATGCTCACTTGGGTCTTTAAGCAAAGGTTGAATACTCACTCCTCAGAGATGCTGAAGGAGACTTTGTTATTTAGATGTGAATTGGAATAAATGCCATACCAggtaattttatgattttattattcctAGGACCCTCTCAGTTCTCAATTATGCTCTTAGGATATCAAATCCATATCTAAGGATAACTTTTTCAAAGTGGAAGAAAATACTGCAGAAAAATACtaaggatggacagaagaaggagaagagaagtaaAATCAGACTGACAAAGGGAAGGGAAATAGACAAACATTCTGGAAGAGAGGGAACATTAATCATAGTCTCTAATGATTTCTCAGTTTTATTGGTTAAAACCAATAAGGTTAAGACCTTAAGACTCAAATGAAAATTCTATTGAATTGTCCAACATGTTGTGCCTAGTGACTAACCAAATCATTAGGGCTGTTACCTGAGTGGGTGACTGGAGTAGAAAATGTAAAGGGCACTGACAACATTAATTGCTATCCTAATTGTCCTAATTGTTGGCCCATCCCCTACAAACTCTGTAGGCTCCATCCTCTTCCAGCCCATCCCCTATGAGAGCAGTAGCCAAGGATATTTCTTCTGCTCTTGCCCTCTGGCGATACCTCAGGGCACCAATCCCCAGGTGGAGCTTTCCCTTGTCTTCATCTTGCCCCATGTGCATTAATTGCTAGTTAAAGCTTTGTTAGCAGTGCTTACCATTAGCACAAAAGAAGAGGGAAGCTACTCacatggaggaagggagagccCAGAAGAACCATAACTTCATCTATTAGTCTTAATAAAGTTACAAATGTTGGGTCTTGATAATCAAATCGGTCTCCAAAGAGCAGGAGAAAAGTGACATTGGTTGGTGCCATGTTGAATAATTTCAATTTGAAAGGCTCAcctgaaaaggcaaaaaacaaacaaatccaatgATCCCAAGATGTTATCTTTGGAGTATCAAATTCAGGTTCTCAGTCAAACTGgtctttagcaaaaaaaaaaaaaaattggaatcatATCTCACCTTTGAAAGACTCTATCAATCCTGCCAGAAAACTAAATTCTTCCAGAATCTTCTTCACTAAAAGCTTTTTCCCCATCCCAAGGTTATGCATGCTTGACATGGTAAATTTGCGAGTTGTTTTCCATAGTTCtccagatgagaaaaatataCCTGTGGGGTGAATGAATGTATTATAAGTTATTCCTTCACTGGAAATGGTTCATCATCTCAGTCCCCTTCAAAGTTCCTGCCAAAACAGacagccgtgtgtgtgtgtgtgtgtgtgtgtgtgtgtgtgtgtgtgtgtgtgtgtttgtatatatttaaccaaGAGTCAAAAAGCTATTATTGCTAAAATAGGGCTTCAAAGACAAGGGATCCATGACCTTGAGATGCTTCTTCAAAAGCATCCATCTAGCCCCTGATCCAGAGACCCtattctgtgatcctatgactTACTATGTGACTTCATAGctatcatttcctcatctatatataataatagttattagcTTTATATGATAACTTAAGAATTACAAACTAATCTACATATTATCTCTCTAGTTTGATCCTCAAAATGCCTTtttgagataagtgctattattatcctcaatttacagagaaggaaactgaggcagagagagattaaatgatttgccttgaGTAACACAGCTGATGAGcatcagagccaagatttgaattcagatgatcttcctgattccagatccagtgctctatccaccacatcCCCACCTAGCTGACTCTGGGGAGTATAACCACTACAAATGTTGACATGGACTATTTCTGCTTGACATGTGGCAAAGCCTTCCAAGctcatgttggtctgatcagTACAGTCAAATACATTGAACCTTGTCTCCaaaaagtgatgtcattttggtcctcatcAAAAATGAAGCACAACCACTTTTGAGGAGAATATAATTGTTACAGTCTATCTCACAAGATAAGTTTGAAGCTTAATGATTTAAATAAATCACCTAGTAGACTTcagtaaagatatttttattgatattttggtTCTTACATTACCTTTATATCTGAACACATCCCTTCCCTGTCCAGAGAGCCATCCCCTCGAACAAAggataaaggagaaaagggagaaaagtaaTATTGAGAAATTGACACATCACCTTCATTTGGGTTTAGTTGAGGCTCTGCCTCCATGGTCCCCCTTctctatgaaaaaagaaaggggctATGTTCTAAGTTGGACCTGACTCTGGTCATTCCCCTAgtggtttagatttagggaaggGTTAGGATATTGTGTGCCTTATTGTTATAAGGtgccttctcatatctcttctttggggttgagtttggtcattataattgcTGTATTAAGTTTGAGGGATTTTTGATTATTCTTTTCACTTAAAGACTGCTATagtcaatataatattttcttgtttctgcttcattttgaaaatgttaaaataccatataaatgtcttgttattgtttttgttattgttattattgtactAAGTGCCTCAAAGGGTTTGATGAatatcacatgagataatatatatccAAAGCCCTTTGAAAAAGATAAAGTTCTGTTACAACCTAAGATAGTATTGTAAAAGAATATGGAatcacttttttccattttttttgagctgaggtaattggggctaagtgacttgcccagggtcacacagctaggaagtgttaggtgtctgagaccagatttgaactcaggacctcctgacttcagggttggtactctacccattgaaccacctagctgctcctttccatttatttttaacctTGTCTTTCATTTCCTTGAGactcacaacacacacacacacacacacacacacacatctatatatacatgtatatatatgtctatatatgttcCTAGGCCTCAGGGGCACATGCTTAATTGCACGGCCATATTATGCAAAATTATGAaggcaaaatttcaaaaaatagcTGCCTTTGTTGGCGTGGGCCCTTGGAGTGTGTGTGGGGTTTACATCTGGCAGATTCTCCATTTCTTCTCATCCCCCCCACACCCACTGAGAGTCAGTGTTGTCCGAACCACATACCCTGGCCTTCCTGAATGCGTTGGAATATAGGAATGGGTGGTCGATCAGCAAACTCCTCAGCAGAGTTGACCAATGCCTCTCTCACGGCCTCATAACCAGTCAGTACCACCATCTTTTGGATACCAAAGTGAACGGTGAAGACGGGGccatatttctctgaaatctGGGCAGAGGAAGCAAAGGTCATGCcattagtgaaaagaaaaaaaatatggttgTCATAGTATACACGTATATAAATGTCTTCTCTTACTAAACCCTAGAATTCTTCTGGAATAATGTGCACATTGGAGAAACATCACAAAAGATTAGGTTTGGAAATTACCATAGAGACTCTATTGTCTAACTCCTCCATCTTAGGCAAACCTAGGTTCCTTGATTCCTGAGTCAGGGTCCCTTCCATCCCATGATATTGTCTTTCACAAACCACATAAGTGTATAAACCAgaacatttttttctagctccagtGATACTCCAGAGTTTTGCAGAAGTTTGCAAATTTGATACCTCTGAAATCCAATATTCttgtttttacagataaggagactgaggcacaaagaaattAGGAGACTTTCCTGTGTCACACAAGTATTAAATGGAGAGCTGGGATTTGCACCCAAGTCTTTTGGCTTCAAATTAGCATTTTCTCCAGTAAGATAGCTGCCTCTCTCCTCTTTGTGCCATGTAAGACATGTGAAGTAACATAGAATAGTGTAGTTAAATTAGACCTTAGTTTCTAGTCTCTCTAGTCCAATTTCatagatgagaatactgagtCTTGGGGCCACACTCAGTGGCTGCTAAAGGTCATATAGTTATCAGTGTCAGAGTCACATCTAAAATACAGTTCCCCAAGCCCTACAGCAGTGATCTTTGCACTTTGCATAGGATTATGAAATCATAAGTGATTTTCTTGTCTCATTTTAAATAGGGTCAGCTTCAGAATGTCTGTTTTAAAATTAGCTATGGATGAATTTCATGTTCAGAGATGAAGAGGTGACTGAAATTAGTGGTCCGTGATAAATAGAAAGCTGGGGTTGAAACCAGAAAACTTAACATGTACTGTTTGTCTGTTCCTGAGCAAGCCCTGccccatttcttttaaaatagtattttctttttttttccaattacatgtaaagatgaattttaacattcatttaaaaagactgagttccaaattttctccttccctctccttctccctttctaaaatggtaagcaattcgatataggttatatgtgtgctacatataaaatgtattgccatattggtcatgttgtgaaagaacaaacagaacaaaaggaaaataacacattaaaaagtgAAAGTAGTATGTTCCAGTCttcattcagaatccatcagttctttatctggagggGAATAGCATTTTTCCCCATGAGTCCCttggaatagtcttggatcattataaatcattcacagttgatcatcctgggatgttgctgttactgggtacaatgttctcctggttctgttcctttCATTTGTATCAGTTTAATTAagtgtttccaggtttttgtgaaaTCTGCCTGTTTGTCAATTCTTATAGCATTTTTATGAAATCTGCCTGTTAGtcaattcttatagcacaatggtacTCCATTACAATCATgtcccacaatttattcagccatttccagtTGATGGAcctcctctcaatttccagttttttgtcaccacaaaaaagagctgttataaatatttttttaacaagtcctttcccctcctttttaaaaaatctctttgggatacagacccagtaatggcactgctagattaaagatatgcacaatttgattgctctttggatatagttccaaattgctctttagaatagctggatcacttcacaacttcaacaataatgcattaatatcccaaatttttcccacatcctttccaaaatttatcactttcttttttctggaaTATTAGCCAATCCGATAAGTGTGaagtattttaatttgcatttctctaatagtagtgatttagagcattatttCAGATAAATCACTTGTTTTCTTGGCACACTAGGCAGCTTTCTAAGATGAAGTCGCCAATCTGCCTTGTTAGACGGTTTTCTCACTTGGGTGTTTCTTATTCCATTTAAATCAAGGCATGTGCCTATTTCTCTCTTGGAACAAGAGAAAATTTGATGAAAGATttctctggcaatgtgtgtgtgtgtgtgtgtgtgtgtgtgtgtgtgtgtgtgtgtgtaggtatgaATGTGGCTGTGAGCCATGGGATACACCTTAAAGAATGATGAGACTGGTGAGATAGAAAAGGATTAAAGGGTGTCAGTCTTGTTGAGCTGATACTTtctctaattctctctttttttgtccctCCTTTCATTCTTAGTCCAGAGAGAATAGTTAcaggaaatgagaagaaaatgacaaatctcaTCATCTCCTTTGGTCTCTTCTTCCCAGGTAAAGAGACAGAAGATTGGCAGAAGAATATTACTACTACATTTTGCTGTTGAGCTACCATCATCAGTGGAAAAGAGGATTTCTGAGACATCTGCTGTGTTGGGACCAACTTTGGAGAGATACTGATCTCATCTAAAGTCATATCAATTAGGCCATTAGACCCTGTTGCCACCCAGCAGATTTCCAGGCCACTGTCTCCATTATCAGTGTATATGAGCTTAGTTAAGGAAAACTACTTTTTATATTGGATAAtacatttaacaaataattaGAAGGATAAATCTATTACCCCCCCAAAATCTAGGCCACAAAATTCAATCTAAGccaaattaaaatttatgtttGGCTTATAAATGCCACTGTAGTgaataattgaattgttttatgGATTactattggttaaaaaaaaaagcatatagaTTGATTGCgatagacttgattcttttcagcaATTTAGTGATACAAGAAATTCGTATAAGCTTtggttggaaaatgccatcctcatccagagacagagagctatggagactgaatgtggatcaacacatactattttcaccatttttttcttctggtttttcccttttgttctgatttttctttcccaacatgactcatatggaaatatgtaaaaaatgaatatgcatgtataaccttaacatttttaaattaatttttaaagcacGTCATTGGAATAGGAcattatattatgttgtaattGTTGGCCAAGAGCTCCCTCTCTCAAGgtaagccaacaagcatttattaagcaccaggcattgtgctaaggatCAAGGGTAcaaaaaaaagggtgggggggagagTGTCTACTTTCAGGGTGCTcccaatctaatggaggagacatcaCACAATTATATATACTTCTAGTCCAATACCCCATATCTCTGAGCAGAGATCCCAACCTCTTGTTTCCCCTCCTGGGAAGAATGAAAGTCCCTCTTGGAGAAAGGTCAAGGAAGTAGAGACTAGAGATGTCTATTCTACCTCCCTTGGAGCCATACACAACAAGCCCCCCATTGCAACACATGGATCCCCTCACTACACATATGAGTGCCCCTTTTTTGGGACATATGATTTGTGaaaaaggaacagagacagagccaagggactgaacctgtgattttatcTGTATGGGGGACCTGAGTGATCCATTGCTTAGGGGGATTGAATAGGGAGGAAGTCACCTATGGATGCTTAGCAAGTGTGTATTGAGGACAGGAGATGACCTCAGATGATGTGATCCAATGACAAACCAGAGGGTTTAtgtcaagggtcctcaaactttttaaatagggagtcagttcactgtccctcagactgttggagggctagactatagtaaaacaaaaactttgttttgtgggcctttaaataaagaaacttcatagccctgggtgaggggataaatgtcctcagctgccacatctggcccacgggcgtAATTTGAGGACATAAACTttatgtaatgggccagaactctggagaaatatacttgattcttataaggtgttaagtcagtggaattgataagacaatggttatctagtttagcatggtgattaatagttcccTAGTTccatatgattgatttaatcttataacaaataatggttccctagtgatataatgattggcttatactcagtatactgtaatgatgtaattgtaatagagcatataaactgggacaaacagcCAGAGATAGAGAAGACTTCCtacctcctgcactcctccactgaaaccaagacccattctaGAGGAtgtccagaaagctagcctggccccaagtgaaggagacagattgtgaaggagataataaagactttggactttattcctgactattctcatggtgattattctgctgagacgaAGGCTGGTTCTGAGATCTCCAGAAAGCTCACCAAAACATTACAAGTTTATTAATtatggtcagatctacaaattCCTCTAGCCAATGCAAATtgccaagtttttgtttttgttgttcaattatttcaatcttgtctgattctctgtgattCCACTTGGGTTTTagttggcaaagacactagaatgctttgctatttacttctccgactcattttacagatgagggaactttcccagagtcacacaaccagtaagtgtctgaggccagatttgaattcagatcttcttgactctaaagctggtgctctatccattgtgccatctaactactCCTCTTGCTTAGGTGTTTTATTAAAAGGTGTTGGGCTTATTTGATGGAATAAAAATCTGGAAAACCTGGATACAAGTCCCACCTTTGAGATATATTGACTATAGCGTCTTGGACAAGTCTAAGATTATAACTCACAGAACAGTTGCTGATCTGCCCAGGTGGAGATCATTTCCTTCTATGTTCAGTCACAGGtcctagcattttaaaaaatgcttactgTCAAACATCACTGAAGTCAACTAAATTTACTGCATAACTATttacatttgaattattttatgtgGGTAATATAACAATTTTTTCCTCTAAGTCTGAATTAGGATGTTTCTGTCAactcattctcatttattttcttttaccagGTAGTACTTGGCATGTAGTCCTTTCTTTTGGATCTGTTTTCTTCCCTACTTTGAATTCTTTCATAAAAACTTTTcaggatttcattttattttacatacttgttgatctttctttattattgttatcctGAGAACCTTTCACAAAACCTGatataggggcttaataaatacttattgattg
This genomic window contains:
- the LOC127545182 gene encoding cytochrome P450 2W1, which produces MSFLILFLSDPVGIALLGALLFGGMFCFLRRPKEPAGKWPPGPTPLPFIGNLHLLDLRRQDKSLMKISEKYGPVFTVHFGIQKMVVLTGYEAVREALVNSAEEFADRPPIPIFQRIQEGQGIFFSSGELWKTTRKFTMSSMHNLGMGKKLLVKKILEEFSFLAGLIESFKGEPFKLKLFNMAPTNVTFLLLFGDRFDYQDPTFVTLLRLIDEVMVLLGSPFLHLFNFYPFLGWLFKPHKTILVKIEEVRVIIRNYMAASKQHIPGGYVTSYIDALMQKQSEEPKAETYFSDANIVASILDLVMAGTETTSTSLQWAILLMAKYPEVQAKVQEELDQVLGPRRLPEYEDQKALPYTNAVIHEIQRFVTLLPHVPHSMSVDTHFRGYFLPKGTAVIPLLTSVLLDKTQWKTPNEFNPSHFLDADGNFVKKAAFLPFSIGRRVCIGESLAKMEMFLFFVSLLQRFTFHPPPGIKESDLDISPEATFTMRPQPQNVCAVPRS